Below is a genomic region from Methanosphaera sp. WGK6.
CACCACCAATTAGATAAATAAAATAAGAAAATAATATGATAATAACTATTCTTATTATAACATAAATACCATTAGTAAGTATACAGTAAATATATAATTATCTTTTAATACATGAATGATTCCAAAAAATACAATATTACTAATAAAAAACATTATTTTAGAACTTAAAAAGACACTATAAACAAGAACTATTGTAATTAATAATACAATTCTAACAAGTAAAAACAATAATATTAAATTTATAACAATGATTGTTTAAAAAGTAGACACACCTATAAACTTACATTAAACTAAAAACATGCAACAAACTCATAAAAAGTTAAATACATAAAAAAAATAAAAAACAATAGCTAAAGAAGAAGAATAAATAAAACATTAAATGAATAAGAAAATTGGGATAAAATGAAAAAAATATTATTATGGCTTATTTTAGGTACTAAAGGTGGTTTAAATCGAGCCAAGATTATTAAAAAACTTAAAGAACGACCATATAACCTAAATCAATTATCCAAAGAATTAGATTTAAATTATAGAACAGTATCCCACCATATATCTAAACTAGAAGAAATGAATATTGTTGAATCATATGGAAAATCTTATGGAAAAATGTATTTCTTAACAGATAAGATCAATGAAACATATGAAGATTTTGAAGAAATTCTTAACCAAGTAGAACAATAACTGAGGAAAATAATGACATCAACCACAATTTTACCAACATTAATGATAACCATATCCATAATAAATATAGTACTCTGTTTAATCCTAGCAGCAATATATTTTAAAAGTTATCATAAAATAAAAATAAAATTTACATTAGGATTAATTATATTTGCACTACTTCTATTAATTAGTAACATATTCGATCTTAGAGGTGTATTATTTATGATAACAAACAACATACCTCTTCAAACTATCTATATGCATGAAGGTGTAATAAAATTAATTGCTCTTTTAAGCTTATTTCATATCACAATAAGAAACTAGAAAAAGAGAGTTATACTTATCCACCCATTCCTTTTTTTTAAATATATTATATTCACCATCATACTATTTATATATCCAAATAAGAAAGTTCCAATAACTAAGCAAACTAAAAGATAGAAAATTTATACCTAAATTACACATAAATTATACATAATATTCAAATATCCTATACTTAAATTTGAAATAACCATTTATATACTCATATTCAATATATAAAAAATAGGAAATAGTTAATATGAAAAAATTATTTCCATAGGATGAATATAATAACTCAAAAATCATTTATATCATATTGATTTTTACCCTCCCCAGAACAGTTATTATATAAATCCTAAAAAACCATTTTTATTTACTTGTATCATGTGCAGTATTTAAAAAAAAATTATACCTCTCTAAAAATGTTTAAAAAAAACCATATAATTAAGAAGAATCATTTTAAAAAACATATGAAAATAAATACTAATCACCACCTTATTTTTTCAAAAATATAACATATATATTTAAACCAGTTTATTTATATCTAAATTGCACATAATTTACATATAAATTATACATAAAATCCATAAAATATGTATTTAAATTTGAAATAACCATTTATATACACAGATAAAAATATAATAATAGGACGTGTAAATACAATGAAAAAAACACGTCCAATACAACCTACTTTAAAAAAAAATCAAATCAATAAATACTTCAAATTGGCATTGAAAAAAAAGGTGTGAACTTCCTATTCATATAAACTAAAAAAAATTATTAATAACTATTTAAATTAAAATAATGTATTAATAAAATAGAAAATTATACAAATCCTAATATGCTGAAAATATAAAATTAAAATTTTTAAATATTTTTTTTTATAAAAAATATTTATCTCCCTATTTTTTAAAATTAACCCAATTACTACTTAAATAACATGTATAACAATGAAAAAAAGAATTATATGATAAATACAATGATATATCTCATTTAAAATTAAAAAAAATAGTAATAAAATAATTATTTCAACAACAAATCTAATTCAGGATACACTCTAATTAACTCAATAATCTCATCTAACAAAAAATCATAATAATCATCAAGACTGCTATTCCATGCTTTTTCACGATATGATTTCTGAACAACTCTTTTTGCTAAAATATCCTCCCAAATATCATCACTAACAGGAACCAAAACCTTATACTTAGCATTAACACCATTAACAGTATAATAAGTTATATCATTAAATAAATCAGGTAAAATATTTCCATCATACGTAATTGACCTATAAATAGGTTCAAAATGATTTACAAAATAAATAAAATCTATTTTCTGATTAAAAATAGAATTATAATACTCATCAACAAGTTTAATCATCTTAACATCCCAATCAATCATTAAACACAAATCCCTATACTTTATATAATACAATATATCATCTTCAAGAAATAAAAAAATAGTTATTTTAAAAAAAGGTTAAGAAATAAAAAGAAAGGGTTTAATAAAATTTTAAAGCCCTCTTTTTTTGTATGATGTTTAGTTTGGATATGCATTTGGTCCTTTTATTGCTGTGTTGTTTGTATATGTGTTTTTTGATTGTGTTATTGCTTTTTTGGTGAATGCTGCTCCTCCATAGTTTGCATGGTTTTTAGTGAATGTGTTTCCAATCACATTACATGTTGTTCCATCATTGTAGAGTCCTCCACCAAGGGATGCATTACCACTTATTATGTTGTTATTTGTGATGTTCATGTTCATTGCATTGAATATTGTTCCACCCATGTTTGCTTTGTTTGATGTGAAGTTAGTGTTTTTTACTGTGAAGTTTCCTATGTTGTATATTGCTCCTCCACTTTTACTTGCACTACAAGATGTTATCACGTCACTGTCTACTGCTACTGTGTTATTAGAGAATATTGCTCCTCCATACACTGCTTTGTTTCCTGTTATTTTATTTAATTTGAGTGTTACTATTCCTTTGTTTGCTACTGCTCCTCCAGTTTGTGAAGCATTATTATAACGAATAGTGTTTTTCTGGATGAGTACTACTCCTCCATTATATATTGCTCCACCATATTTTCCACGGTTAGACTCAAATGTGTTACTTGTAATTGTTCCATTTGCATTGTTAAACATTGCTCCTCCTAGTTGGCCAGCAGTGTTTAGTGCAAATTTATTTGATGTTACTGTGATGTTTCTTGCATTATGTACTGCTCCACTCCATTGGTTGGCAGTGTTTGCTGTGAAGTTGTTGTTTTGTAGGTTCATTACTCCGAAGTTGTAGATTGCTCCACCATTTTTGGTTACATGGTTTGCTATAAAGTAGTTTGTATTTGTTATGTTTGCTTTTCCACTACTATATATTACTCCTCCGAATGCTGCGGTGTTGTTTGTGAAGTTGTTTGATTTAAGGATTACTGTTCCTTTACTGTTTATTACTCCACCAGAGTTTACTGCACTGTTGTTTATTACTGTGTTACTTGTCATTGTGATGTTTCCTTCATTAAGAATTACTCCACCATAACTTGCATTATTGTTTTTGATTGTTGTCTTGGTGATGGTTACTGTTCCTTTGTTGTATATACATGATCCTTGGTATGCATTGTTGTTTGTAAATGTATCATTATTTAGTGTTAATGTTCCATTATTGAATATTGCTCCACCATTTCTTGTGTTTGCTCTGGTAAATGTTGTGTTAATTATTGATACTGTGTATTCTTTTGCTATTGCTAATATTCCTGTCTTATTTTGTCCACTTATGGTTATTATGTGGTTTTGGTATCCTTTTATTGTGAATTTAGTTACAGTGTTTGTTAGAGTGTTTTTACTTATTACTACTTGATTATTTAAGTTGTATGTGTCTTTGTTATTAGTTGTACCTATAAGATTTATTGTTCCACCATTATCTATGTATATTAGTGCATTTGTAAGGTTTGTTGGTGTTTTAATTGTTAAACCATCGCCGGTTCCTTTACTGTTTGCATATATTGTTTTGTATAGTGTTCTATTATATGTTGTGCTTAGTTGTGATGATGCATGAGTATTATCATTACTTAGTGGTGTGTATGTGATTGTGATTTTATTTCCTGTTTTATTGAATTTTAGAGCATTTACAGATATATTTACTACACCATTTCTTACTGTGAATGTTCTAGGAGTTAATTTACTGTCAAATGTGTTGGCTGTACTTAGTGTTTTACCATTAAGTGCTAGGGTTACTGTTCCATTTACTGCTTTTTTATTTGTATCAAGAATGGATGCAATAATAGTAACATTTTCACCAACATGTTTGGTTGTGTTAGTTAAGTTTATTGTTGTACCTACTTTTATAACATCAAATTCTGTTTCATCTGTTGATACATCATATGTTATGTTTCCATTATATTTTGCAGTTATTATGTATGTGCCTGTTGTGTTTGGTGCTTTTGTTGTTAATGTGAATATTCCTTGTGAATTTGTAGTTGTTGTGTAATTATTTTGGCCTACTGTTATTTTAATTGTTGCTTTACTTATTGGGTTGTTGAATTCATCTTTTAGTGTTCCTGTTATGTTGTATTTGTATCCAGCAATTACTACTACTAATTCTTCTTCATTATTTACTTTTGTACTTAGTGATGTACTTATTTTTGTTACTTCGAATGATGTGGTTGCTTTTGTGCTTAGATATGGTTTGTTTTCTTCATATAATACTTCTACTGTGTTACTTCCAGTGTTTACTGTTTTATATGTGTATGTGTATTTTCCATTTGCATCAGTTGTTGTACTTACTTGTTGATTATTGATTTTTATTATTATGTTTTGGTTTGCTAGTGCTCCTCTAGTACTTGTTAGGTATCCTGTGATTGTCACGGTTTTTGTAATTGTTGTTTCAGGTATTGTGTTTATTGTTAATTGTGTGTTTACTGTTTTTATATCTTCTACATTGAATGTGCTTGTAGTACTTGTTGTAGTGTATTTTGTGGTTTCATCATAGGTTACTTGTACTGGTATGTTTTCTTTTATTGTTGTTGTGGTGTAGGTGTAGGTGTATTTTCCTGTGTTGTCTGTTTCTAGGTTATAGTTTGTTTTATCTATTGTTAGTTTGATTATAGCATTAGTTATTGGTTTATTGAATTCATCTGTGAGTGTTCCGGAAATTATTATTTTGTCACCTATTGTGACTGTTGCTTGGTTTTGATTGTTTATTTTTAGGTTTATGTTGGTTGTTAGTTTGTTTGTTGTGAATTTTATGTTGTTATATGATTTTGTGTATGTGTCATCGCCTTTGAAGTCTACTGTTATTGTGTTTTCACCTAATGTATTTGCTTCTATTGTGTATGTGTATTTTCCATTTGTATCTGTTGTTGTGGTTAGTGTGGTTTTTTCATTTATTGTGATTATAATTGTTTTTCCAGATAGTTTGTTGTTGAATTCATCTATGAGTGTTCCTTGGATTGTTATTTTTTCATCTATTTTTACATTGTTTATAGTATCTATGGATAGTGTTGTTTGTGCTAATTCTATGTCTGCCCATGTTGTGTCTTGTGATGGATTGTATGTGTTGTTTCCTGCATAGTTTGCCTTGATATTCATGGTTCCTGTTGTTGTTGGTGTGTATTCTACTGTGAATTTTCCTTCTTTGTCTGTTATTGTGTTTATTTGTGTTGTTTTATCTTTTATTGTTAGGGTTATTGTTATTGGTGCTTGACTTAGGGGATTGTTTTTACTTGTTAGTGTTCCTGTTATGTTTGTTTTATTGTTTACTGTTTTTATTGAATCTGTTTCTATGTTGATTTTTGTTTCTAGTCCTTCAACATTGATTGTTTTTTCATCTGATGTGCTTGGCTGGTATTGTGTGTTTCCAGCATATGTTGCTGTTACTTTTATATCTTTTTGTGCTTGTGTTGCTTTGTAGGTGTATGTTGTGGAACCTGTGTTGTCTGTGGTTATTTTTGTTGTGAATGTTCCAATTTTTAGTGTTATGTCTTCTTGTTTGATTTTTTGTCCGTTTATGTCTGTTAGGGTTACTGTTATAGTTATAGTTTCACCGATTTCTGCTTCAGGTTCTGGTATATCTAGGGTTATTATGGTTTCTGTTCTTGTTTCATCAGTAGGTTCTTCTGCATTTTTATTATAGATTTTATTTGTGTTAATTGCTTTTAGTGTATTGTCTTCTAGTTTAATATTGTTTCCATGGTCTAGTACTACTGCATATGCATTATT
It encodes:
- a CDS encoding winged helix-turn-helix domain-containing protein; the encoded protein is MKKILLWLILGTKGGLNRAKIIKKLKERPYNLNQLSKELDLNYRTVSHHISKLEEMNIVESYGKSYGKMYFLTDKINETYEDFEEILNQVEQ
- a CDS encoding Ig-like domain repeat protein; the protein is MNRNIKQIFLLITLLFLLVGLSSLSAADTSDNSTTDNSIETTSIHDNVVKTTNNVTTLNNHITKKNIKSEESKITVTPSDLSDDEYILESQKDKTVEFKGNFNNAYITINSNTNMKYNFAEATLKNVVLEIGGTNCTYNALNINCDDYSNLEANYAVSINGKNILIENSTIKANLETVEDSTRYGICIGEELETSNVTIKNSVITMDMIPNYIDWTQTTSPNSLPVYVSSSASLISFISNNITIESLYSEKGYATCYGMTLYGTNITVRENNIAISTKDNAPSWLYALYLTNSNNLIIANNITLIGSNYTAGVLFDSYSFENSTVRDNIISLTVGNKAIDEDAIGCPENVGYGIIFTNRAYQGSAYKESTGNIKHNSAINNTITANGYSIYAIEQFGGDYSIIANNTIDIDATTPTAIGVIGFGTNITGNKITVNGKDNQTYRTADYIKGQTTGICLMYGGSNNVTNNVITSLNNAGIILVNETNDNIKDNDVTSSNNAYAVVLDHGNNIKLEDNTLKAINTNKIYNKNAEEPTDETRTETIITLDIPEPEAEIGETITITVTLTDINGQKIKQEDITLKIGTFTTKITTDNTGSTTYTYKATQAQKDIKVTATYAGNTQYQPSTSDEKTINVEGLETKINIETDSIKTVNNKTNITGTLTSKNNPLSQAPITITLTIKDKTTQINTITDKEGKFTVEYTPTTTGTMNIKANYAGNNTYNPSQDTTWADIELAQTTLSIDTINNVKIDEKITIQGTLIDEFNNKLSGKTIIITINEKTTLTTTTDTNGKYTYTIEANTLGENTITVDFKGDDTYTKSYNNIKFTTNKLTTNINLKINNQNQATVTIGDKIIISGTLTDEFNKPITNAIIKLTIDKTNYNLETDNTGKYTYTYTTTTIKENIPVQVTYDETTKYTTTSTTSTFNVEDIKTVNTQLTINTIPETTITKTVTITGYLTSTRGALANQNIIIKINNQQVSTTTDANGKYTYTYKTVNTGSNTVEVLYEENKPYLSTKATTSFEVTKISTSLSTKVNNEEELVVVIAGYKYNITGTLKDEFNNPISKATIKITVGQNNYTTTTNSQGIFTLTTKAPNTTGTYIITAKYNGNITYDVSTDETEFDVIKVGTTINLTNTTKHVGENVTIIASILDTNKKAVNGTVTLALNGKTLSTANTFDSKLTPRTFTVRNGVVNISVNALKFNKTGNKITITYTPLSNDNTHASSQLSTTYNRTLYKTIYANSKGTGDGLTIKTPTNLTNALIYIDNGGTINLIGTTNNKDTYNLNNQVVISKNTLTNTVTKFTIKGYQNHIITISGQNKTGILAIAKEYTVSIINTTFTRANTRNGGAIFNNGTLTLNNDTFTNNNAYQGSCIYNKGTVTITKTTIKNNNASYGGVILNEGNITMTSNTVINNSAVNSGGVINSKGTVILKSNNFTNNTAAFGGVIYSSGKANITNTNYFIANHVTKNGGAIYNFGVMNLQNNNFTANTANQWSGAVHNARNITVTSNKFALNTAGQLGGAMFNNANGTITSNTFESNRGKYGGAIYNGGVVLIQKNTIRYNNASQTGGAVANKGIVTLKLNKITGNKAVYGGAIFSNNTVAVDSDVITSCSASKSGGAIYNIGNFTVKNTNFTSNKANMGGTIFNAMNMNITNNNIISGNASLGGGLYNDGTTCNVIGNTFTKNHANYGGAAFTKKAITQSKNTYTNNTAIKGPNAYPN